In Opitutaceae bacterium TAV5, one genomic interval encodes:
- a CDS encoding beta-galactosidase — MLKNGLIRAWETPELTSLNKLAPRATFHACATARQALALLEPGNAAAPKHPRRLNLDGEWQLRIEPTPADAQRFIDDHTTRATGSPSASADAAGWSAITVPGSLEVQGHGKPHYTNVQMPFRDEPPHVPEKNPSAIFRKTFKTPAAWKNQRVVAHFGGADSVLAVYLNGTAIGLSKDSRLPAEFDLTPALRPAGQDNELLAVVIKWSDASFIEDQDMWWLSGLHREVFLYATPRIHLADIHAIPTLHEGNRTATLQLDARLAWTGDLRDDATVTLQLLDPAGKPVFKKSLQQPVIFARSGLNLARHIARFEEKIPPARLRPWSHEDPALYTVLVSIRTPQGEEHAAIRIGFRRVEISGRDLLINGKRVLIKGVNRHDHHPDFGKAVPYETLVRDVTLMKQFNFNAVRTSHYPNDPRWLDLCDRFGLYVIDEANIESHDFHNQLCHDPRYATPWLDRPMRMVIRDKNHPAIIAWSLGNESGHGANHDAAAGWIRAYDPTRILHYEGGISYQSRSCYEHGSAVTDLICPMYASIAEIEAWSDLCTRHYKPEKHSAPWIDAAAAAALEKQRAAYRKDCRPGLVPHTPVHPLQRPLILCEYSHAMGNSNGSLSDYFHTFRTKPGVQGGFIWEWLDHGIRQKTTDGREWFAYGGDFGDTPNDANFVCDGLVSADRHPHPAMWEHKHLAQPVSIELVALNARAGTARIRIRNDQDFTALGWLKGSWELLLDGELAKQAALPALNLAPGESKEITLATGKLPADTEAHLNVWFATGKDTLYAKRGHEIAWQQLALTEIAAPAKTPDTKPQTPNSASSASVLTEETAGGLLLIAGDTAAQFDRATSTLASLRIRGVEVLARAPLVELNRAATDNDGIKLWSGQDNKVLGRWHKLGLLKSPLQHRPAAKNAFSHAINADGSVTVTLAHNATARDRWADCTHTHRYTLHADGTLAVDNDIVFSGADVTDLARAGIRLDLVPGYEALAYFGRGPWENYNDRRASTLVGVYENTVTGEYVDYVMPQEHGHHTDVRWLELAATAKRSRLPALRIEAAPLFEFNATHYAVEDLYAAKHAHELAPRPETILYLDAAHRGLGTASCGPDTLERYRLTAKRYSLRYVLSAGA; from the coding sequence ATGCTCAAAAACGGCCTCATCCGCGCCTGGGAAACTCCCGAGCTCACCTCCCTCAACAAACTCGCGCCGCGCGCCACGTTCCACGCCTGCGCCACGGCCAGACAGGCCCTCGCGCTCCTCGAACCCGGGAATGCCGCCGCGCCCAAGCACCCCCGCCGCCTCAATCTCGACGGCGAATGGCAGCTCCGCATCGAGCCCACGCCCGCCGACGCCCAGCGCTTCATCGACGACCACACCACCCGGGCCACCGGCTCCCCGTCCGCCTCCGCCGACGCCGCCGGCTGGTCCGCCATCACCGTCCCCGGCAGCCTCGAAGTCCAGGGCCACGGCAAGCCCCACTATACCAACGTCCAGATGCCCTTCCGCGACGAGCCTCCGCACGTCCCCGAAAAAAACCCCTCCGCTATCTTCCGCAAAACCTTCAAAACCCCCGCTGCCTGGAAAAACCAGCGCGTTGTCGCCCACTTCGGCGGCGCCGACAGCGTGCTCGCCGTCTACCTCAACGGCACCGCCATCGGCCTGAGCAAGGATTCCCGCCTCCCCGCCGAATTCGACCTCACCCCCGCTCTCCGTCCCGCCGGCCAGGACAACGAACTGCTCGCCGTCGTCATCAAGTGGTCCGACGCGTCCTTTATCGAAGACCAGGACATGTGGTGGCTCTCCGGCCTGCACCGCGAAGTGTTCCTCTACGCGACCCCGCGCATCCACCTCGCCGATATCCACGCCATCCCCACGCTCCACGAAGGCAACCGCACCGCCACCCTCCAGCTCGACGCCCGCCTCGCCTGGACCGGCGACCTCCGGGACGATGCCACCGTCACCCTCCAGCTCCTCGATCCCGCCGGTAAACCGGTATTCAAAAAATCGTTACAACAGCCCGTCATCTTCGCCCGCAGCGGCCTGAATCTCGCCCGTCACATCGCCCGCTTCGAAGAAAAAATCCCGCCCGCCCGCCTGCGCCCCTGGTCGCACGAAGACCCCGCGCTCTACACCGTCCTCGTCAGCATCAGGACCCCGCAGGGCGAGGAACACGCCGCCATCCGCATCGGCTTCCGGCGCGTCGAGATTTCCGGACGCGACCTCCTCATCAATGGCAAGCGCGTCCTCATCAAGGGCGTCAACCGCCACGACCACCACCCCGATTTCGGCAAGGCCGTGCCGTACGAGACGCTCGTCCGCGACGTCACGCTGATGAAGCAGTTCAACTTCAACGCCGTCCGCACCTCGCACTACCCCAACGATCCGCGCTGGCTCGACCTTTGCGACCGGTTCGGCCTCTACGTCATCGACGAGGCCAACATCGAATCGCACGATTTCCACAACCAGCTCTGCCACGACCCGCGCTACGCCACCCCCTGGCTCGACCGCCCCATGCGCATGGTCATCCGCGACAAAAACCACCCCGCCATCATCGCCTGGTCTCTCGGCAACGAATCCGGCCACGGCGCCAACCACGATGCCGCCGCCGGCTGGATCCGCGCGTACGATCCCACCCGCATCCTCCATTACGAAGGCGGCATCTCCTACCAGTCGCGTTCCTGTTACGAACACGGCTCCGCCGTCACCGATCTCATCTGCCCGATGTACGCCAGCATCGCGGAGATCGAAGCCTGGAGCGACCTCTGCACCCGCCACTACAAGCCGGAAAAGCACTCCGCCCCCTGGATCGACGCCGCCGCGGCTGCCGCCCTCGAGAAGCAGCGCGCCGCCTACCGCAAGGACTGCCGTCCGGGCCTCGTCCCGCACACGCCCGTCCACCCGCTCCAGCGTCCGCTCATCCTCTGCGAATACTCGCACGCCATGGGCAACTCCAACGGCTCGCTCTCCGACTACTTCCACACCTTCAGGACCAAGCCCGGCGTCCAGGGCGGCTTCATCTGGGAGTGGCTCGACCATGGTATCCGCCAGAAAACGACAGACGGACGCGAATGGTTTGCCTACGGCGGCGATTTCGGCGACACGCCCAACGACGCCAACTTCGTGTGCGACGGCCTCGTCTCCGCCGACCGCCACCCGCACCCCGCCATGTGGGAGCACAAGCACCTCGCGCAGCCCGTCTCCATCGAACTCGTCGCGCTCAACGCCAGGGCCGGCACCGCCCGCATCCGCATCCGCAACGACCAGGATTTTACGGCTCTCGGCTGGCTCAAGGGCTCCTGGGAACTCCTTCTCGACGGCGAACTCGCCAAACAGGCCGCCCTCCCGGCCCTCAACCTCGCCCCCGGCGAGTCGAAGGAGATCACGCTCGCCACCGGCAAGCTGCCCGCCGACACCGAGGCGCATCTCAACGTGTGGTTCGCCACCGGCAAGGACACGCTCTACGCCAAACGCGGCCACGAAATCGCCTGGCAGCAACTCGCGCTGACCGAGATCGCCGCGCCGGCCAAAACTCCAGACACTAAACCCCAAACGCCAAACTCCGCTTCTTCGGCGAGTGTCCTCACCGAAGAAACGGCCGGCGGCCTGCTCCTTATCGCCGGCGACACCGCCGCGCAGTTCGACCGCGCCACGAGCACGCTCGCCTCGCTGCGCATCCGCGGCGTTGAAGTCCTTGCCCGCGCCCCGCTCGTCGAACTCAACCGCGCTGCCACCGACAACGACGGCATCAAACTCTGGTCCGGCCAGGACAACAAGGTGCTCGGCCGCTGGCACAAACTCGGCCTCCTCAAGAGCCCGCTCCAGCACCGCCCCGCCGCGAAAAACGCCTTCAGCCACGCCATCAACGCCGACGGCTCCGTCACCGTGACGCTCGCGCACAACGCCACCGCGCGCGACCGCTGGGCCGACTGCACGCACACCCACCGCTACACGCTGCACGCCGACGGCACGCTCGCGGTGGACAACGACATCGTGTTCTCCGGCGCCGATGTGACCGATCTTGCCCGTGCCGGCATTCGCCTCGATCTCGTGCCCGGCTACGAAGCCCTCGCGTATTTCGGACGCGGTCCGTGGGAAAACTACAACGACCGCCGCGCCTCCACGCTCGTCGGCGTGTATGAAAACACCGTCACCGGCGAATACGTCGACTACGTGATGCCGCAGGAACACGGCCACCACACGGACGTGCGCTGGCTCGAACTCGCCGCCACTGCGAAGCGCAGCCGCCTGCCGGCCTTGCGCATCGAGGCTGCGCCGCTCTTCGAGTTCAACGCCACGCACTATGCCGTCGAGGACCTCTACGCCGCCAAACACGCGCACGAACTGGCGCCGCGCCCGGAAACGATCCTCTACCTCGACGCCGCCCACCGCGGCCTCGGCACGGCCAGTTGCGGCCCCGACACCCTCGAGCGCTACCGCCTCACCGCCAAACGTTACTCGCTCCGTTACGTGCTGAGCGCCGGGGCGTAG
- a CDS encoding thiouridylase, whose translation MTASAPQPESSGKVLVAMSGGVDSSVAALLLKRAGVPIEGAYMKNWINEDNIIGHCPWQQDIEDARRVADQLDIPFRVVNLMEEYRERVVAYLLDGYRRGLTPNPDVMCNREIKFGVFRAWARDHGFTAVATGHYARRVALPDAAGWALHEGADGNKDQSYFLALLSQEQLADARFPIGDIEKPGLRRLAREAGLATADKKDSQGICFIGEVKMQDFLRQYVPDQPGPIIRATDGRVLGEHRGLHYFTMGQRKGIGIPSNTDNKAYVVTGKRSADNALLVAFDAPDAPGLFQNEVRIHSLQWNTPGGLAPVLPAASGPLAAADDTTGQTNAPAFALEGRVRYRDPRVPIALIPTPGSGEGTARVRFATPQRGLASGQILALHEGPRLLGGGVYA comes from the coding sequence ATGACAGCATCCGCGCCCCAGCCCGAATCCTCCGGAAAAGTCCTCGTCGCCATGTCAGGCGGCGTGGACAGCTCCGTGGCCGCGCTCCTGCTCAAGCGCGCCGGCGTCCCGATCGAGGGCGCCTACATGAAAAACTGGATCAACGAGGACAACATCATCGGCCACTGCCCCTGGCAGCAGGACATCGAGGATGCCCGCCGCGTCGCCGACCAGCTCGACATCCCCTTCCGCGTCGTCAACCTCATGGAGGAGTACCGCGAACGCGTCGTCGCGTATCTGCTCGACGGATACCGCCGCGGCCTCACGCCCAATCCCGACGTGATGTGCAACCGCGAGATCAAGTTCGGCGTGTTCCGCGCCTGGGCCCGCGACCACGGTTTCACGGCTGTCGCCACCGGCCACTACGCCCGCCGTGTGGCGCTGCCGGACGCCGCCGGCTGGGCGCTCCACGAAGGCGCCGACGGCAACAAGGACCAGTCCTATTTCCTCGCCCTCCTCTCCCAGGAACAGCTCGCCGACGCCCGTTTCCCGATCGGCGACATCGAAAAACCCGGGCTCCGCCGCCTCGCCCGCGAAGCCGGGCTCGCCACCGCCGACAAGAAAGACAGCCAGGGCATCTGCTTCATCGGCGAAGTGAAAATGCAGGATTTCCTCCGCCAGTACGTCCCCGACCAGCCCGGCCCGATCATCCGCGCGACTGACGGCCGCGTGCTCGGCGAACACCGCGGCCTGCACTACTTCACGATGGGCCAGCGCAAGGGCATCGGCATCCCGTCCAACACCGACAACAAGGCCTACGTCGTCACCGGCAAACGGTCCGCGGACAATGCCCTCCTCGTTGCCTTTGACGCTCCCGACGCTCCCGGCCTTTTCCAGAACGAAGTCCGCATCCATTCGCTGCAATGGAACACACCCGGCGGCCTCGCTCCCGTCCTCCCTGCCGCCTCCGGACCGCTCGCCGCGGCAGACGATACCACCGGTCAAACGAACGCGCCCGCCTTCGCGCTCGAAGGCCGTGTCCGTTACCGCGACCCGCGCGTCCCGATCGCGTTGATCCCGACACCCGGATCGGGCGAAGGCACGGCGCGGGTCCGCTTCGCAACGCCACAGCGCGGCCTCGCCAGCGGCCAGATTCTCGCCCTCCATGAGGGACCTCGCCTTCTCGGCGGCGGTGTTTACGCGTAA
- a CDS encoding NAD+ kinase, translating into MRPIRKLAFVINEQKPGAHELAADLVAIARDAGVATIETAAHPLPAGYLAGQDACCVIGGDGTLLGVVSEAATHDVPVIGVNRGTLGFLTTFSADEARVSFPALLAGGYTLASRSLLACCIGDECHATALNDILIKEASNSRIVTLGVEADGELVTNYLCDGLIISTPTGSTAYNLSAGGPLIHPGAEVFAMTPICPHTLSNRSIIFHHKVCLRVINRDPSSRLTVTVDGRPLNSAPSGEPVDISLSTRRLKLVQRADYSHFAVVRTKLNWSGGAK; encoded by the coding sequence ATGAGGCCCATCCGCAAGCTCGCCTTCGTCATCAACGAACAAAAACCCGGCGCGCACGAACTGGCCGCCGATCTCGTCGCGATCGCGCGCGACGCCGGCGTCGCCACCATCGAGACCGCCGCGCACCCGCTCCCCGCCGGCTACCTCGCCGGCCAGGATGCCTGCTGCGTCATCGGCGGCGACGGCACCCTGCTCGGCGTCGTCAGCGAGGCCGCCACGCACGACGTCCCCGTCATCGGCGTCAACCGCGGCACGCTCGGTTTTCTCACCACCTTTTCCGCCGACGAAGCCCGCGTCTCCTTCCCCGCCTTGCTCGCCGGCGGCTACACCCTCGCCTCGCGCTCGCTTCTCGCCTGCTGCATCGGCGACGAATGCCACGCCACCGCGCTCAACGACATCCTCATCAAGGAAGCCAGCAACTCCCGCATCGTCACCCTCGGCGTCGAGGCCGACGGCGAACTCGTCACCAACTATCTCTGCGACGGCCTGATCATCTCCACGCCCACCGGCTCCACGGCCTACAACCTCTCCGCCGGCGGTCCGCTCATCCACCCCGGCGCCGAAGTCTTTGCGATGACGCCCATCTGCCCGCACACGCTCAGCAACCGCTCCATTATCTTTCATCACAAGGTCTGCCTGCGCGTCATCAACCGCGACCCTTCCTCGCGCCTCACGGTCACCGTGGACGGCCGTCCCCTCAACTCCGCACCCTCCGGCGAACCCGTCGACATCTCGCTTTCCACCCGCCGGCTCAAACTCGTGCAACGCGCCGACTACTCCCACTTCGCCGTCGTCCGCACCAAGCTCAACTGGAGCGGCGGCGCGAAATGA
- a CDS encoding histone H1-like protein: protein MAKATKTVKKPAAKKAPAKKAVAKKAPAKKVVAKKAPAKKAVVKKAPAKKAVAKKK from the coding sequence ATGGCCAAAGCCACCAAGACGGTAAAGAAACCGGCCGCCAAGAAGGCGCCCGCAAAGAAAGCAGTCGCCAAAAAAGCGCCCGCCAAGAAGGTCGTCGCCAAGAAGGCGCCCGCCAAGAAAGCCGTCGTCAAGAAGGCCCCTGCCAAGAAGGCCGTCGCCAAGAAGAAGTAA
- a CDS encoding ABC transporter permease — MKTARQNQPHRPRDGGPRFRLAWTWFASVCVALLFLAPLLWMAAASLREESQIFRTGPGAWFEAGGWTLAHYADAWRRAALGRALVNSALQVIIIGGVGLFVNALAAYAFARMEFRGRELLFAGVVILIILPVEVLAVPMFFTARDLGLTGGHAAAMAGLTVPFLAKAFNIYFLRQHFLSVPVALEEAAVIDGAGAWKQFRCVALPSIRPALATVVVLDLLVHWGDFLWPLMIATREETRTVQISLANLFTQPPVRWGDILACAVMATLPVIVFFRWFQRHIVATDARAGIK; from the coding sequence ATGAAAACCGCCCGCCAGAACCAACCTCACCGCCCTCGCGATGGCGGCCCCCGTTTCCGTCTCGCCTGGACCTGGTTCGCCAGCGTTTGCGTCGCGCTCCTCTTTCTCGCACCGCTGCTCTGGATGGCGGCGGCCTCGCTGCGCGAGGAGTCGCAGATTTTCCGGACCGGCCCCGGCGCCTGGTTCGAAGCCGGCGGCTGGACGCTTGCCCACTACGCCGACGCCTGGCGGCGCGCCGCGCTCGGCCGGGCGCTCGTCAACTCCGCGTTGCAAGTGATCATCATCGGCGGCGTCGGTCTGTTCGTCAACGCCCTCGCCGCCTACGCGTTTGCCCGGATGGAGTTTCGCGGACGCGAACTGCTTTTTGCCGGCGTGGTCATCCTCATTATCCTGCCGGTCGAGGTGCTCGCCGTGCCGATGTTTTTCACCGCCCGCGATCTCGGGCTGACCGGCGGCCATGCGGCCGCGATGGCCGGCCTCACCGTGCCGTTCCTCGCCAAGGCGTTTAACATCTATTTCCTCCGCCAGCATTTCCTCTCCGTGCCGGTGGCGCTGGAGGAAGCCGCCGTGATCGACGGCGCGGGCGCCTGGAAACAGTTCCGGTGCGTGGCGCTGCCCTCGATCCGGCCCGCGCTGGCAACGGTCGTGGTGCTCGACCTGCTCGTCCATTGGGGTGATTTTCTCTGGCCGCTGATGATCGCCACGCGCGAGGAGACGCGCACCGTGCAGATCAGCCTCGCCAACCTCTTCACGCAACCGCCCGTCCGGTGGGGCGACATCCTCGCCTGCGCCGTGATGGCGACGTTGCCCGTCATCGTGTTTTTCCGCTGGTTCCAGCGCCACATCGTCGCCACCGACGCCCGCGCCGGTATCAAGTGA
- a CDS encoding ABC transporter permease, with protein sequence MTAWQRARGRAAPWFLAPALALLALFVVWPMLRAGYWSFTDADLLAPERARGIGFGNFADLLGDARFLRAFGNTLLFAALVVPLQTVLAFFLALWVNRPEPAWRWLRAVFFVPTIVAMPVLAVLWTLLYQPAQTGAGGGIETGLVNAALGLAGLPPQAWLRDPALALPAIAFMSIWQGTGLQMMVFLAGLQSVPKELLEAARIDGAGAWQRVWHVIVPSMRNTIVFVVTVTIILAFRIFVQPYLMTRGGPGNSTLSLIQSVYEMTFVSQNLGRACAAAFLFLLLVGGLTWLQRRSTREERE encoded by the coding sequence GTGACCGCCTGGCAACGCGCCCGCGGCCGCGCCGCGCCTTGGTTTCTCGCCCCGGCGCTGGCGTTGCTCGCCCTCTTCGTCGTCTGGCCGATGCTGCGCGCCGGCTACTGGAGTTTCACCGACGCCGATCTGCTCGCGCCCGAACGCGCCCGCGGCATCGGCTTCGGCAACTTCGCCGACCTGCTCGGCGACGCCCGTTTCCTGCGCGCCTTCGGCAACACCCTCCTCTTCGCCGCGCTCGTCGTGCCGCTGCAAACGGTGCTGGCGTTTTTCCTCGCCCTCTGGGTCAACCGCCCCGAACCGGCGTGGCGGTGGCTGCGCGCCGTGTTCTTCGTGCCGACCATCGTCGCCATGCCCGTGCTCGCGGTGTTGTGGACGCTGCTCTACCAGCCGGCGCAGACCGGCGCGGGTGGCGGCATCGAGACCGGCCTCGTCAACGCGGCGCTCGGCCTCGCCGGCCTGCCGCCGCAGGCGTGGCTGCGCGATCCGGCACTGGCGCTGCCGGCCATCGCGTTCATGTCCATCTGGCAAGGCACGGGGTTGCAGATGATGGTATTCCTCGCCGGCCTCCAGTCCGTGCCGAAGGAGCTGCTCGAAGCCGCCCGCATCGACGGCGCGGGCGCGTGGCAGCGCGTGTGGCACGTGATCGTGCCCTCCATGCGCAACACGATCGTGTTCGTCGTCACGGTGACGATCATCCTCGCGTTCCGGATTTTCGTGCAGCCGTACCTGATGACGCGCGGCGGGCCGGGCAACAGCACGCTGTCGCTCATCCAGTCGGTTTACGAAATGACGTTCGTCAGCCAGAACCTCGGCCGCGCCTGCGCGGCGGCATTTCTGTTCCTGCTGCTGGTCGGCGGGCTCACCTGGCTGCAACGCCGCTCCACACGGGAGGAACGCGAATGA
- a CDS encoding ABC transporter substrate-binding protein: protein MQPPRLHLRIAALTGVAIVLLSVVTSVSGCRRAPADDDERVIRVWSHQGQEAENRAMRAIAEAFNAAHAARGIRVEIAFFPDFQYTEKLAIAAAARDLPDVFDMDGPLVARLVDAGLLAPLDAWIDDATRADFLPTLLEQGTIDGKLYALGAFDSAVVLYYDRELLARAGVIPPPPDSAGWTWDEFLAACRRLRDAGIEPLALHMDDSSDEWFTYAFSPVVWSGGGTLIETETTTGAEAGPAPAGHNARSRVRGVLASDANVRSLQGWQQLFTQNFAATDPVDPDPFGNGKVAMDWSGHWMARTHLERKGDRLGVMPLPRAGAKPAAPCGSWCWGISSHARDPELAALWLRRVTDPRHGVEPIVRANGAVPGRRSAFAAFPEYETPPYSLFRRQLETTARARPRTPFYATLTQRFAAALRDISRGADVAARLRQAEDEIQRVIDRRGAARPRPKDPERGDAGEASAPIRKEVRP from the coding sequence ATGCAACCCCCCCGCCTGCATCTACGGATCGCGGCGCTGACCGGCGTGGCGATCGTTCTTTTGTCCGTGGTGACTTCGGTTTCGGGCTGCCGCCGCGCGCCCGCCGACGACGATGAACGCGTCATCCGCGTGTGGTCGCATCAGGGGCAGGAAGCCGAAAACCGGGCCATGCGCGCCATCGCGGAGGCGTTCAACGCCGCTCACGCCGCGCGCGGCATCCGCGTGGAAATCGCGTTTTTCCCCGACTTCCAGTACACGGAAAAACTCGCCATCGCCGCCGCCGCCCGCGACCTGCCCGATGTCTTCGACATGGACGGCCCGCTCGTCGCCCGGCTCGTCGATGCCGGCCTGCTCGCGCCGCTCGATGCGTGGATCGACGACGCGACCCGCGCCGATTTCCTGCCCACGCTTCTCGAACAGGGCACGATCGACGGAAAACTGTACGCGCTCGGCGCGTTCGATTCGGCCGTCGTGCTCTACTACGACCGCGAACTGCTCGCCCGCGCCGGCGTCATCCCGCCGCCGCCCGACAGCGCCGGCTGGACGTGGGACGAATTTCTCGCCGCCTGCCGCCGCCTCCGCGATGCCGGCATCGAGCCGCTCGCGCTCCACATGGACGACAGCTCCGACGAATGGTTCACCTACGCCTTCAGCCCCGTCGTCTGGAGCGGCGGCGGCACGCTGATCGAAACTGAAACGACAACCGGTGCGGAGGCTGGCCCCGCCCCCGCCGGCCACAACGCTCGCTCCCGCGTGCGCGGCGTGCTCGCCAGCGACGCCAACGTCCGCAGCCTGCAAGGCTGGCAGCAGCTTTTTACCCAAAACTTCGCGGCCACCGATCCCGTCGATCCCGATCCCTTCGGCAACGGCAAGGTCGCCATGGACTGGAGCGGCCACTGGATGGCGCGCACGCACCTTGAGCGCAAGGGCGACCGGCTCGGCGTCATGCCGCTGCCGCGTGCCGGTGCGAAACCCGCCGCGCCCTGCGGGAGCTGGTGCTGGGGCATTTCCTCGCACGCCCGCGATCCGGAACTCGCCGCGCTCTGGCTGCGCCGGGTCACCGATCCGCGGCACGGCGTGGAGCCGATCGTGCGCGCCAACGGCGCCGTGCCCGGCCGCCGCTCCGCCTTCGCCGCGTTTCCCGAATACGAAACGCCTCCCTACTCGCTTTTCCGCCGACAACTGGAAACGACGGCGCGGGCGCGTCCGCGCACACCCTTCTACGCCACGCTCACCCAGCGTTTCGCCGCCGCCCTGCGCGACATCTCGCGCGGCGCCGATGTCGCCGCCCGCCTGCGCCAGGCCGAGGACGAAATCCAGCGCGTGATCGACCGCCGCGGCGCGGCACGCCCGCGGCCGAAAGACCCTGAACGGGGTGACGCGGGTGAGGCATCCGCTCCGATCCGAAAGGAGGTCCGCCCGTGA
- a CDS encoding cobalamin biosynthesis protein P47K, whose product MPSLIPPVETDPARLPPVTIVSGFLGAGKTTLLTRLVSAPHGLRVALVVNDVGALNLDAALLREALPGHAVASAARMIELTNGCVCCSVRDQLAETVAELAASGRYDHIVVECSGVATPRPLADLFLRPNEFGRTLGEFARLHALVTVVDAARFLAGWRQPADTSPASDGNRSPSPARSLSPVRIRPPSLSPDHSPAPELARRPGTQAGERERERPQSGEREREGERERVVADTPPASDAAGGDTPVFQLMVEQAECADVIVVNKTDLVSAGELATVTALLAGLNPRAEIHPAREARLGPGFWPGASRFDPQVSLKSAAWIQNLNTLGEANLRRRTARTAPVVTSASGSTPASPRSAGAGDHAARFGIMTCLYTRRRPLSADAVCALIGRDGIPGLLRAKGFFWAKEKNDEMAFLSAAGRIARIEYLRPWAATLVERGQITEEKLPATIRALWEPPHGDRRQELVFIGVHLDQQALDAALDACA is encoded by the coding sequence ATGCCATCGCTGATTCCTCCCGTCGAAACCGATCCCGCCCGGCTGCCGCCGGTCACGATCGTATCCGGCTTCCTCGGCGCAGGAAAAACCACGCTCCTCACCCGCCTGGTCTCCGCACCGCACGGGCTGCGTGTGGCGCTGGTCGTCAACGACGTCGGTGCTCTCAATCTCGACGCCGCGCTCCTCCGCGAGGCGCTGCCCGGCCACGCTGTCGCGTCCGCCGCGCGCATGATCGAACTCACCAACGGCTGTGTCTGCTGCTCCGTGCGCGACCAGCTTGCCGAAACCGTCGCCGAACTCGCCGCCTCCGGGCGCTACGACCACATCGTCGTCGAATGCTCCGGCGTCGCCACCCCGCGCCCCCTCGCCGACCTGTTTCTGCGTCCCAACGAATTTGGCCGCACCCTCGGCGAGTTCGCCCGCCTGCACGCGCTCGTCACCGTCGTGGACGCCGCCCGTTTCCTCGCCGGCTGGCGGCAGCCGGCGGACACCTCGCCCGCTTCCGATGGGAATCGTTCTCCTTCTCCTGCTCGTTCTCTTTCTCCGGTCCGGATTCGTCCTCCTTCTCTTTCTCCTGATCATTCTCCTGCTCCGGAACTCGCAAGACGCCCCGGAACGCAGGCAGGAGAACGAGAACGGGAAAGACCACAATCCGGAGAACGAGAAAGAGAAGGAGAACGAGAAAGAGTGGTTGCGGACACCCCGCCCGCTTCCGATGCCGCCGGCGGCGACACGCCGGTCTTCCAGCTCATGGTGGAGCAGGCCGAGTGCGCCGATGTCATCGTCGTCAACAAGACCGATCTCGTCTCCGCCGGCGAGCTGGCCACCGTCACCGCCCTGCTGGCCGGCCTCAACCCGCGCGCCGAAATCCACCCGGCCCGCGAAGCCCGCCTTGGGCCCGGATTCTGGCCCGGCGCGTCCCGTTTCGATCCGCAGGTCTCGCTGAAAAGTGCGGCGTGGATTCAGAACCTGAATACCCTCGGCGAGGCCAATCTCCGCCGCCGCACTGCCCGCACCGCGCCCGTCGTCACCTCCGCGTCCGGCTCCACGCCGGCCAGTCCGCGCTCCGCCGGCGCCGGTGATCACGCCGCGCGTTTCGGCATTATGACCTGCCTGTACACGCGCCGCCGGCCACTCTCCGCTGACGCCGTCTGTGCGCTGATCGGGCGCGACGGCATCCCCGGCCTGTTGCGCGCCAAAGGTTTTTTCTGGGCGAAGGAAAAAAACGATGAAATGGCGTTTCTCTCCGCCGCCGGCCGTATCGCGCGCATCGAATACCTGCGCCCCTGGGCCGCCACGCTCGTCGAGCGCGGACAGATCACCGAAGAGAAACTGCCCGCCACGATCCGCGCCCTCTGGGAGCCGCCGCACGGCGACCGCCGCCAGGAACTGGTGTTCATCGGCGTGCATCTCGATCAACAGGCTCTCGACGCCGCGCTCGATGCGTGCGCCTGA